One genomic region from Diabrotica undecimpunctata isolate CICGRU chromosome 9, icDiaUnde3, whole genome shotgun sequence encodes:
- the LOC140451152 gene encoding LOW QUALITY PROTEIN: uncharacterized protein (The sequence of the model RefSeq protein was modified relative to this genomic sequence to represent the inferred CDS: inserted 1 base in 1 codon), with product MGEDCRCKRLKCFERVPENARNKIIQSFNLLNSVDEQNIYLCGLITTLSIKQRRPRQQERDALLHDASFRYRVRVVDNINGHAEDVEICKKAFISIHGIGRRKLAVLQQSLKLTGDAPKDRRGKHTNRPHKLSIEAKSTIKSHIGSFRGRKSHYSMHDTAKVYLPEELNIKKMFNMFCEKFPNENVSYETYRTIFSTEFNISFGYPRSDTCSQCDEYLAKIKSLEAEKLNLSQTENLRQKLEADINRLNIENKLHKTKAEQFYKRKRDARTRSQKLISTEAICIDFAKNLPVPNISTSDVYYKRQLSTYAFNIHVLSTSQSIFYIYPETVGKKGSDDVCSLQHHCVYNYLNPEIRELEIFCDSCGGQNXNYTMFRFLHYVVHVEKRLDLIKVTFPIRGHSYMECDKDFGLINQKTRVELPEQWQEEFRMARKKPSPFQVENVNQTYFRTWTTFLSRRYRGTCPFPSRPIREMKIEKEHPRMILHRDSYNGAWETTVVTDPKFKTKIKLEGNQFELPDHLYKSKIHIFTFAIFLKIFCGSAAQDYFNQLPYL from the exons ATGGGTGAGGACTGTAGGTGTAAGAGATTAAAGTGTTTTGAGCGTGTACCAGAAAATGCTAGGAACAAAATCATCCAGAGTTTTAATCTACTCAACTCAGTTGATGAGCAGAATATATATCTGTGTGGTTTGATAACGACCCTTTCAATCAAACAACGAAGACCAAGGCAACAAGAACGAGATGCTCTTCTTCACGATGCTTCCTTCCGGTACCGTGTAAGAGTTGTAGACAATATAAATGGTCATGCTGAAGATGTTGAAATATGTAAAAAGGCATTTATATCTATACATGGAATAGGCCGAAGAAAGTTAGCCGTGCTGCAGCAATCATTAAAACTAACAGGAGATGCACCAAAAGATCGTAGAGGTAAGCACACTAATCGGCCACACAAGCTCTCTATTGAAGCAAAAAGTACGATAAAAAGTCATATTGGATCGTTTAGAGGTCGTAAAAGTCATTACAGTATGCATGATACGGCTAAGGTATACCTACCAGAAgaactaaatattaaaaaaatgtttaatatgttcTGTGAAAAGTTTCCAAATGAGAATGTGTCATATGAAACTTATAGGACCATTTTTTCAACCGAGTTCAACATATCATTTGGATACCCTAGATCTGACACATGTAGTCAATGCGACGAATATTTAGCTAAGATTAAAAGTCTAGAAGCTGAAAAACTCAATTTATCGCAAACAGAAAATCTGAGGCAAAAACTAGAGGCAGATATAAACCGATTAAACATAGAGAATAAATTACACAAAACGAAAGCAgaacaattttataaaagaaagagGGACGCAAGAACACGTAGCCAGAAGTTGATTTCCACGGAAGCAATCTGCATCGATTTTGCAAAAAATCTTCCGGTTCCGAATATTAGTACGAGTGACGTCTATTATAAAAGGCAGTTGTCTACATATGCATTCAATATCCATGTTTTGTCTACATCACAAAGCATATTTTACATTTATCCCGAAACAGTTGGAAAAAAAGGGAGTGATGATGTCTGCTCTTTGCAACATCATTGTGTATATAATTATCTTAACCCTGAAATTCGTGAACTAGAAATATTCTGCGATTCCTGTGGAGGACAGA AAAATTACACTATGTTTCGTTTTCTACACTATGTAGTGCATGTAGAAAAAAGACTAGATTTGATTAAGGTTACTTTTCCAATTAGAGGCCATTCGTACATGGAGTGTGATAAAGATTTTGGattaataaatcaaaaaacacGAGTGGAACTCCCAGAACAATGGCAGGAAGAATTCCGAATGGCTAGAAAGAAACCCTCTCCTTTTCAAGTAGAAAACGTTAACCAAACGTACTTCAGAACCTGGACAACATTCTTGAGTAGACGTTATAGAGGAACATGTCCATTTCCTTCTAGGCCGATTAGGGAaatgaaaatagaaaaagaacatcCAAGGATGATACTTCACCGAGACAGCTACAATGGTGCGTGGGAAACTACTGTTGTTACTGATCccaaatttaaaactaaaatcaaatTAGAAGGCAACCAGTTTGAACTGCCTGATCACTTGTATAAAAGTAAGATACACATTTTTACCTTTGCAATATTTCTGAAGATATTTTGTGGCTCAGCGGCTCAAGACTACTTTAACCAGTTGCCATATTTGTAG